In Hyphomicrobiales bacterium, a single window of DNA contains:
- a CDS encoding alkylphosphonate utilization protein: protein MPMDIVRDSNGNELKDGDNVTLIKDLKVKGANVTLKRGTMIKGIRLTGNPEEVDCRHEKVKGLVLRTEFLKKA, encoded by the coding sequence ATTCCCATGGACATCGTGCGCGACAGCAACGGCAATGAACTGAAGGACGGCGACAACGTCACCCTGATCAAGGACCTCAAGGTGAAGGGCGCCAACGTCACCCTCAAGCGGGGCACCATGATCAAGGGCATCCGCCTCACCGGAAACCCGGAGGAAGTGGATTGCCGCCACGAAAAGGTGAAGGGCCTGGTGCTGCGCACCGAGTTCCTGAAGAAGGCCTAG
- a CDS encoding DNA polymerase IV, with product MADSSSHSPGFCRDCLADTVADERRCHACHSPRLVRHSEINGLSVAHIDCDAFYAAVEKRDDPTLADKPVIVGGGTRGVVSTCCYIARIRGVRSAMPMFKALKLAPDAVVIRPSMEKYAAVGHEVRTLMLQATPLVEPLSIDEAFLDLTGTARLHGRTPAKTLAVLIRDIENKIGITASVGLAPNKYLAKVASDLEKPRGYSVIGKAEALTFLAGKPVSLIWGVGKAMQDTLAQDGIRLIGQLQKMEKNDLMRRYGSMGARLYHLSRGEDMRVVSTDDSSKSIGAETTLNHDVADREELEALLWAMAQKVSRRAKEQGYGGHTVTLKLKTSDFKLRTRAVTLEDATQLAHRMYDAVRPLLHRETTGTKFRLIGVALSHLVEMAGGEEATLDPRLEASTRAEKAIDRIRAKFGKDAVDRGLSLKAKD from the coding sequence ATGGCGGACTCGTCTTCCCACTCCCCCGGATTTTGCCGCGACTGCCTCGCCGACACGGTGGCGGACGAGCGGCGGTGCCATGCCTGCCACTCGCCGCGCCTGGTGCGGCACAGCGAAATCAATGGACTTTCGGTCGCCCATATCGACTGCGACGCCTTCTATGCGGCCGTCGAGAAGCGTGATGACCCGACGCTTGCCGACAAACCGGTGATCGTGGGCGGTGGCACACGGGGCGTTGTTTCCACCTGCTGCTACATCGCGCGCATCCGGGGCGTACGGTCGGCCATGCCGATGTTCAAGGCCCTGAAGCTGGCGCCGGATGCGGTGGTCATCAGGCCCAGCATGGAGAAATATGCGGCAGTCGGCCATGAGGTACGCACGCTCATGCTTCAGGCCACGCCGCTCGTCGAACCGCTCTCCATTGACGAGGCCTTTCTCGATCTCACCGGCACCGCGCGCCTGCATGGCCGGACGCCGGCGAAGACGCTGGCCGTGCTGATCCGTGACATCGAGAACAAGATCGGCATCACCGCCTCGGTGGGGCTCGCGCCCAACAAGTATCTCGCAAAGGTGGCCTCGGACCTCGAGAAGCCGCGGGGCTATTCGGTGATCGGCAAGGCCGAGGCGCTGACATTCCTTGCAGGCAAGCCCGTCAGTCTCATCTGGGGCGTGGGCAAGGCCATGCAGGATACGCTTGCGCAGGATGGCATCCGGCTCATCGGGCAATTGCAGAAGATGGAGAAGAACGATCTCATGCGCCGCTACGGCAGCATGGGGGCGCGGCTCTATCACCTCTCACGTGGCGAGGACATGCGCGTTGTCTCAACCGACGACTCATCGAAGAGCATCGGTGCGGAAACCACATTGAATCACGACGTCGCGGACCGGGAGGAACTGGAGGCCCTGCTCTGGGCCATGGCGCAGAAGGTGTCGCGGCGTGCCAAGGAACAGGGCTACGGCGGTCACACCGTCACGCTGAAGCTCAAGACGTCCGATTTCAAACTGCGCACCCGCGCGGTCACGCTGGAAGACGCGACACAGCTTGCCCACCGCATGTATGATGCGGTGCGCCCCCTGCTGCACAGGGAAACGACCGGCACGAAGTTCAGGCTGATCGGCGTCGCTCTCTCGCATCTTGTCGAGATGGCCGGTGGCGAGGAAGCCACGCTTGATCCCCGGCTGGAAGCGAGCACGAGGGCCGAGAAAGCCATCGACCGGATCCGCGCCAAGTTCGGCAAGGATGCGGTGGACCGGGGCTTGTCGCTGAAGGCGAAAGACTAG
- a CDS encoding DUF3572 domain-containing protein translates to MSFLAGDADQLGRFMALSGLSPQDVRQNLQEPQFQAGLLDFALSDESLLLAFAANEGLDPASVMRARSRLPGFSG, encoded by the coding sequence TTGAGCTTTCTCGCCGGTGACGCGGATCAGCTCGGGCGCTTCATGGCGCTCTCGGGGCTGTCGCCGCAGGATGTGCGGCAGAATCTCCAGGAGCCCCAATTCCAGGCGGGCCTGCTGGATTTTGCGCTTTCGGATGAGTCGCTGCTCCTTGCCTTCGCCGCCAATGAGGGGTTGGACCCCGCATCCGTGATGCGGGCCCGGAGCCGCCTGCCGGGATTTTCGGGATGA
- a CDS encoding response regulator, with protein MQKTVLVVEDNELNMKLFNDLLEAHGYKVVQTRDGLSALDMARKHMPDLILMDIQLPEVSGIEVTKWLKEDDELRAIPVIAVTAFAMKGDEQKIREGGCEAYISKPISVVSFLQTIDGFLKKRS; from the coding sequence ATGCAGAAGACGGTTCTTGTCGTTGAAGACAATGAGCTCAACATGAAGCTGTTCAACGACCTGCTCGAAGCCCATGGCTACAAGGTGGTACAGACACGCGATGGCCTGTCGGCGCTCGACATGGCACGCAAGCACATGCCCGACCTCATTCTGATGGACATTCAGTTGCCGGAAGTCTCCGGCATCGAAGTCACCAAATGGCTGAAGGAAGATGACGAACTGCGCGCCATTCCGGTGATCGCCGTCACGGCCTTCGCCATGAAGGGCGACGAACAGAAGATCCGTGAAGGCGGCTGCGAGGCCTATATCTCGAAGCCCATCTCCGTCGTGAGCTTCCTCCAGACAATCGATGGGTTCCTTAAAAAGCGCTCATGA
- a CDS encoding PleD family two-component system response regulator produces MTARVLVVDDIIANVRLLEAKLSAEYFEVITAMNGLDALDAVQKSRPDIILLDIMMPGIDGIEVCKRIKSNPETQHIPVVMVTALDQPEDRVRGLEAGADDFLTKPVNDISLFCRIKSLVRLKMLTDELRVRSPAADGAGGMPSEDKLLQKPGHVLLVDGQPASSERMIASLAEKCRVTVAATPAEAMERIAEQDRPFELVIVSFDQSQFDGLRLCSQLRSGDATRQTPLMIIVNPDEQQLLLRALDMGVNDYLMRPVDRQEVLARAATQVRRWRYTEQLRNSVKASIEMAITDALTGLYNRRYLETHLSHMIDHYVNRGKVLSVLAVDVDFFKAINDTHGHDAGDKVLQELAQRLRDHTRSIDLCCRIGGEEFIIVLPNTDAFTAEKIAERLRRSVASKSFMVGAPSLVPVTISAGLASLSGMDDSLEKLLKRADSALYRAKREGRNRVVKESLVA; encoded by the coding sequence ATGACCGCCCGCGTCCTCGTCGTAGATGACATCATTGCCAACGTACGGCTTCTCGAAGCGAAGCTGTCGGCGGAGTATTTTGAGGTCATCACGGCGATGAACGGACTGGACGCGCTCGATGCCGTCCAGAAATCGCGGCCCGACATCATCCTCCTCGACATCATGATGCCGGGGATCGACGGCATCGAGGTCTGCAAGCGCATCAAGTCCAATCCCGAGACGCAGCATATTCCGGTGGTCATGGTAACGGCCCTCGACCAGCCGGAAGACCGCGTGCGCGGCCTTGAGGCCGGGGCCGACGATTTCCTGACCAAGCCAGTCAACGACATTTCACTCTTCTGCCGCATCAAGAGCCTTGTGCGTCTGAAAATGCTCACCGACGAACTGCGCGTGCGCTCGCCTGCGGCCGATGGCGCGGGCGGCATGCCGTCCGAGGACAAGCTGTTGCAGAAGCCCGGCCACGTGCTTCTGGTCGATGGCCAGCCTGCGTCGTCCGAACGCATGATTGCCTCGCTCGCCGAGAAGTGCCGCGTCACCGTCGCGGCCACGCCGGCCGAGGCCATGGAGCGGATCGCCGAACAGGACAGGCCCTTCGAACTCGTGATCGTCAGCTTCGATCAGTCGCAGTTTGACGGATTGCGCCTCTGCTCGCAATTGCGCTCCGGCGACGCCACACGCCAGACGCCGCTGATGATCATCGTCAACCCTGACGAACAGCAGCTTCTCCTGCGCGCCCTCGACATGGGCGTGAACGACTATCTGATGCGCCCCGTGGACCGCCAGGAGGTGCTGGCGCGTGCCGCCACCCAGGTCCGCCGCTGGCGCTACACCGAACAACTGCGCAACAGCGTGAAGGCCTCGATCGAGATGGCCATCACGGATGCGCTGACGGGCCTCTACAACCGGCGCTACCTCGAGACCCATCTCAGCCACATGATTGATCACTATGTGAACCGCGGCAAGGTTCTCTCGGTGCTGGCGGTGGACGTGGACTTCTTCAAGGCCATCAACGACACCCACGGTCATGATGCGGGCGACAAGGTCCTGCAGGAACTGGCCCAACGCCTGCGCGATCATACCCGCAGCATCGACCTCTGCTGCCGCATCGGTGGCGAGGAATTCATCATCGTGCTGCCAAACACGGACGCTTTCACGGCGGAGAAGATCGCCGAACGTCTGCGCCGCTCGGTGGCATCCAAGTCCTTCATGGTGGGCGCGCCATCGCTTGTGCCGGTGACGATCTCGGCCGGCCTTGCATCTCTCTCGGGTATGGATGACTCGCTCGAAAAACTTCTGAAGCGCGCCGACAGCGCCCTCTACCGCGCCAAGCGCGAGGGACGGAACCGGGTGGTCAAAGAGAGCCTCGTCGCCTGA